A region of Porites lutea chromosome 13, jaPorLute2.1, whole genome shotgun sequence DNA encodes the following proteins:
- the LOC140923574 gene encoding uncharacterized protein, producing MKLLERYSTFFVVLLFIIGATVYKEYLQAKRPQNTIHMSKTIGRYEHPFNSSIKGQKEFRVDENILELFKRLSYELEAGATVNAISEASYMRHLQPVTAISSNHFIELMARIDVMEKFLPQNIKIIVYDLGLKRHEVEELRNIPNVAYRVFDFSVFPTFVLNLHNYSWKPLIIQRILSEFGGVLWMDTSVVFQDSYDKIVHYMVEKNSSFLYYFKRAGHTILSGTDPRMLEFLPMKGTSEMSKYMPQAGAILIYNTRLVRDNIMKWVLACSLIEHCIAPSGPARHCDNFPPDKFGGCHLYDQSLFAITVSNAYDSHEEKYTLSEEMSGFAYPWRVRNDNILLSKEFVIVYIVWAIIVILIRSIIWKLKCFV from the coding sequence ATGAAGCTATTAGAACGATATTctacgttttttgttgttttactgtttattattgGAGCAACCGTTTACAAGGAGTACTTACAAGCAAAACGACCTCAAAATACCATACATATGTCAAAAACGATTGGAAGGTACGAGCACCCATTCAATTCCTCAATAAAAGGGCAAAAGGAATTCCGTGTTGATGAAAACATACTCGAACTTTTTAAACGATTATCTTATGAACTTGAAGCTGGCGCAACGGTAAATGCCATCTCTGAAGCATCATATATGAGACATCTACAGCCGGTTACTGCTATTTCAAGCAACCACTTTATAGAACTAATGGCTCGGATAGATGTCATGGAGAAATTTTTGCCccaaaacatcaaaatcatagTTTACGATTTAGGACTCAAGAGACACGAGGTTGAAGAACTACGAAACATTCCAAATGTAGCTTATAGAGTCTTTGACTTCTCCGTTTTTCCaacatttgttttaaatttacataACTACTCGTGGAAACCACTAATCATTCAAAGAATTCTCTCTGAATTTGGCGGAGTTCTATGGATGGATACTTCGGTAGTGTTTCAAGACAGCTACGATAAAATTGTCCACTATATGGTCGAGAAGAATTCCAGTTTTCTGTACTATTTCAAACGAGCTGGACATACTATTTTATCAGGGACAGATCCACGTATGTTAGAGTTCTTGCCGATGAAGGGAACCAGCGAAATGAGCAAATATATGCCACAAGCCGGGGCCATACTAATATACAATACAAGACTGGTGCGTGATAATATTATGAAATGGGTTCTCGCTTGTAGCCTTATAGAACACTGCATCGCTCCCTCGGGACCTGCCCGCCATTGTGATAACTTCCCTCCGGATAAATTCGGCGGCTGTCACTTGTACGATCAATCTTTATTCGCAATAACCGTCTCGAACGCTTACGACTCACACGAAGAAAAATACACTTTGTCGGAAGAAATGTCGGGGTTTGCTTATCCCTGGAGAGTAAGGAACGACAATATATTGTTAAGCAAAGAGTTTGTAATAGTATACATCGTTTGGGCAATAATAGTCATCCTCATAAGGTCAATTATATGGAAACTAAAATGCTTTGTTTAA
- the LOC140923575 gene encoding lactosylceramide 1,3-N-acetyl-beta-D-glucosaminyltransferase A-like yields MRLQTSYWSLKSSWNFNETRVSVKVERVPLLLWKSRERKTVLVTNRTCDQYYHLLVLVSSAPAHLDRRENIRKTWAFDELNRRLWKTVFIVGQTKLKALSQLLLKEEKDFEDLVRGDYNDHYDNLTFKIQTGFEWAVNYCEFSFLLKVDDDCFVHPLRLVSYFNRPTTPSKGLYTGNLMHKLKPLRHKGGKWSVTYEQYEDYYYPDFCSGFGFVLSHDVVALFVEVLDLIPVFRIDDVYVGLLAKETGIIATHSTGFEPSVSSPNELCIPLSSTLVRHGTLGECLEEIFKRSIIKAEQA; encoded by the coding sequence ATGCGCTTACAGACCTCTTATTGGAGTTTAAAATCATCATGGAATTTCAACGAGACACGTGTATCAGTAAAGGTGGAAAGAGTTCCTTTGCTTTTATGGAAGTCACGCGAACGCAAAACAGTGCTTGTTACAAACAGAACTTGCGATCAATATTACCATCTCCTTGTTCTTGTCAGTTCCGCGCCAGCTCATTTGGATCGAAGAGAAAACATACGAAAAACATGGGCGTTCGATGAGCTCAATCGACGTCTTTGGAAAACCGTTTTTATTGTGGGACAAACTAAACTAAAAGCCCTGTCGCAGTTATTGCTGAAGGAGGAAAAAGACTTCGAGGACCTAGTGCGTGGAGATTACAATGATCACTACGATAATTTAACGTTTAAGATACAAACAGGATTCGAATGGGCAGTCAACTACTGcgagttttcttttcttttaaaagtggACGACGATTGTTTTGTTCACCCCTTGCGACTGGTGTCGTATTTCAATAGGCCTACAACGCCCAGCAAAGGCCTCTACACAGGCAACCTTATGCACAAACTGAAACCTTTGAGACACAAGGGGGGGAAATGGTCTGTTACATACGAACAATACGAGGATTATTACTACCCTGATTTTTGCTCAGGATTTGGGTTTGTTTTATCTCACGACGTAGTAGCTCTGTTCGTCGAGGTTCTAGACCTGATACCAGTCTTCAGAATAGACGATGTTTACGTGGGTCTACTTGCAAAAGAAACTGGGATAATTGCCACGCATTCAACAGGTTTCGAACCGAGTGTTTCGAGTCCTAATGAATTATGCATTCCCTTGTCTAGTACACTCGTGAGGCACGGCACACTTGGAGAATGTCTGGAAGAGATTTTTAAACGTTCCATTATAAAAGCTGAGCAAGCATGA
- the LOC140922893 gene encoding uncharacterized protein has translation MSSFTGKFREYPAISADNFEKENLDSVAFFLSHCHKDHMSGLDSSAFHDRLMTSKTVFVYCSETTQNLLMCNPAYSHLKDYIRSIPLEQQTIIPLFDEKTEEQNSICVTLLPAGHCVGSVMFLFEGQHGSVLYTGDFRLAKGDVKRISFFHVNGSIKDIKSIYIDTTFCLPKMKSLPSREQSRDAIIELIDRWFSRGPEHVVSLLCKGMYGYEYLLKEVAMKYKMKIHVSAERLAMYRYLPDMTPYFTTEGRSTRIHACSWKSKRQCESDLPCGVTTQPSLKMKVLRIKPTTMWIARDKGPMPADFRRYDKGKRLWRVVHSMHASMEEIQDLVSYLKPYHVYPNVPPAGLETLGDAFERLRGLTRLHECDSCNQDESGEERFHEKAACHDTEEKRKREKGPIKLWQVTTQVSDERVLAQCKELGIDEDENIAPVRKRRKGKATNVILEEKASTALRQTAESVCSRDCTESPDVCSSMPVRSRNNLAMMKGDQIDSRKFRDGVTERSPIFRDTTTGYLESSNKCDTVPLPLLRDNSKDRCDNDGDSQKQRTKLDEAALNKCRTVMREDDQGNIIQVMIREEWKFAPQSKAKAPDSECFRNEVERAMEGKNGGLFENNDDNSTDLNASLPRTELRKKSNPDSVDEIPKQTISVLPDSFIIDKNTAAKEFVPQGAGSEKPYIHGGIGGELNGSLIDFDVPPSPGHVPPHSDRLFSIHKSIHNDEAQSITKSLKF, from the exons ATGAGCTCTTTTACGGGAAAATTCCGGGAGTATCCTGCAATCTCTGCAGACAATTTTGAGAAAGAGAATCTTGATAGTGTggcattttttctttctcattgtCACAAAG ATCATATGTCTGGATTGGATTCTTCGGCTTTCCATGACAGACTGATGACAAG CAAAActgtgtttgtttattgttcTGAAACAACCCAAAATCTGTTAATGTGCAACCCAGCATACAGTCACCTGAAGGATTATATT CGTAGTATACCTTTGGAGCAACAGACCATTATTCCACTCTTTGATGAGAAGACTGAAGAG CAAAATTCAATTTGTGTAACACTCCTACCTGCTGGTCATTGTGTTGGTTCCGTCAT GTTCTTATTTGAAGGCCAACATGGGAGCGTCCTTTACACAG GTGACTTTCGTTTAGCAAAAGGTGATGTGAAGAGGATATCCTTTTTTCATGTTAATGGCAG TATAAAGGATATCAAGAGCATCTACATTGACACAACATTTTGCCTGCCAAAGATGAAGTCACTTCCCAGTCGG GAACAAAGCCGAGATGCTATCATTGAACTGATAGATAG gtggttttcacgtggTCCAGAACATGTCGTGAGCTTACTATGCAAAGGAATGTACGGATATGAGTATCTACTCAAAGAGGTAGCCATGAAGTATAAAATGAAG ATCCATGTAAGTGCCGAAAGATTGGCCATGTACAGGTACCTTCCAGACATGACTCCTTACTTCACAACTGAAGGCCGATCCACTAGGATTCACGCCTGCAGTTGGAAG TCTAAGCGACAATGTGAATCAGATCTCCCCTGTGGAGTAACAACTCAGCCTTCCCTTAAGATGAAAGTGCTACGAATAAAGCCAACAACCATGTGGATTGCACGTGACAAAGGACCGATGCCAGCTGACTTCAGAAG ATATGACAAGGGCAAAAGACTTTGGAGGGTAGTTCATTCGATGCATGCTTCAATGGAAGAG ATCCAGGATCTAGTAAGTTACCTTAAACCCTACCATGTTTATCCCAATGTACCGCCTGCGGGACTGGAAACATTGGGGGACGCCTTTGAAAG ACTCAGGGGACTCACTCGCCTTCATGAGTGCGACTCTTGCAACCAAGATGAATCAGGCGAAGAACGCTTTCATGAAAAGGCTGCTTGTCACGACACCGAGGAAAAGAGAAAACGCGAAAAAGGGCCAATAAAACTGTGGCAGGTCACTACACAAGTCTCTGACGAGAGAG TTCTTGCACAATGCAAAGAACTTGGAATTGACGAGGATGAGAACATTGCGCCAGTTCGAAAAAGGCGTAAAGGCAAAGCAACCAACGTGATTTTAGAGGAGAAGGCATCCACAGCGTTACGACAAACAGCAGAGTCGGTGTGCAGTAGAGATTGTACAGAATCGCCAGATGTTTGCAGTAGTATGCCGGTGAGGTCAAGGAATAATCTGGCTATGATGAAGGGTGATCAAATTGACAGCAGGAAGTTCCGGGACGGTGTGACTGAAAGAAGTCCTATTTTTCGTGACACAACTACGGGATACCTTGAGTCCAGCAACAAGTGTGACACAGTGCCACTCCCTCTGTTGCGTGACAACTCCAAAGACCGTTGTGATAACGACGGGGATAGCCAAAAACAACGTACAAAGTTGGATGAGGCGGCATTAAACAAGTGTAGAACTGTGATGAGGGAAGATGATCAGGGCAACATCATACAAGTTATGATTAGAGAAGAATGGAAATTTGCTCCCCAGTCAAAAGCTAAAGCACCTGACTCAGAATGCTTCAGGAACGAGGTTGAACGCGCTATGGAAGGAAAGAATGGTGGTCTCTttgaaaataatgatgataattcTACTGATCTAAATGCAAGTCTGCCGAGAACAGAACTTCGTAAAAAATCTAATCCGGACAGCGTTGATGAAATACCAAAACAGACAATAAGTGTCTTACCGGACAGTTTTATTATTGACAAAAATACCGCAGCAAAGGAATTCGTTCCGCAGGGTGCAGGTTCGGAGAAACCTTACATCCATGGAGGGATAGGTGGGGAGTTAAATGGAAGTTTGATTGATTTTGATGTGCCTCCCTCCCCCGGGCATGTTCCGCCACACTCTGATAGGCTATTTTCGATTCACAAGTCGATTCACAATGATGAAGCTCAGTCTATCACTAAATCATTGAAATTTTGA
- the LOC140922894 gene encoding E3 ubiquitin-protein ligase ARIH2-like, with amino-acid sequence MSAADIESQDSIDAESSEYDEDEDNDDDYYYTNIYDDEGMASDKEEDPESFEYVIIDSNEAKQMFDSFVANVSRQIKVSESVARILLIQHDWNTEKILERHRIDPVGLLVEGRIIPEKPAPQTTSRSLYCPVCFQRCTKSNTSSAACGHVFCDDCWLLYCISQLKIGLSSGIECMNCNLLIGEEMALKVLKNDAAEEKYRHFLFNDEVKHHPLIRWCPGSDCGYLVKVVEPKAKRIWCSHCYSIFCFLCGEKYHAPTDCYTIKKWLTKCEDDSETANYITANTKDCPNCGSCIEKNGGCNHMQCIKCKHDFCWMCCGDWRSHGSEYYECSRYKSNPNIVNESAGIQAREALKKYLFYFERWQNHADSLKREQETKRKINQKIQEKVNNNIGTWIDWQYLMDAAQLLAKCRYTMMYTYPYAYFMEDERKRLFEYQQAQLELEIENLSWKLERDELYCRGDFENQMDIAEKRRQTLLKDFLVV; translated from the exons ATGTCCGCGGCTGATATAGAGTCGCAGGATTCCATAGACGCGGAATCGAGCGAATATGATGAGGATGAAGATAATGATGACGACTATTATTACACGAATATTTATGACGATGAGGGAATGGCGTCCGACAAAGAGGAAGACCCTGAAAGTTTCGAATATGTGATCATTGATTCGAATGAAGCTAAGCAAATGTTCGATTCCTTTGTAGCTAACGTTTCCCGGCAAATAAAG GTGTCGGAATCTGTTGCTAGGATTCTTCTTATTCAGCATGACTGGAACACAGAGAAGATTTTAGAAAG GCACAGGATTGATCCTGTAGGTCTACTTGTAGAAGGAAGAATTATTCCTGAAAAACCTGCCCCTCAAACT ACTTCAAGGTCACTTTACTGTCCGGTATGTTTCCAACGTTGCACAAAGTCCAACACAAGCAGTGCAGCCTGTGGCCATGTGTTCTGTGATGATTGCTGGTTGCTGTATTGTATTTCACAGTTAAAAATTGGCTTATCCTCTG gtATTGAGTGTATGAACTGCAATCTGTTAATTGGAGAAGAAATGGCTCTGAAAGTACTCAAAAATGACGCAGCTGAAGAAAAATATaggcattttctttttaatgatgAAGTTAAG catCATCCTTTAATTAGATGGTGCCCAGGAAGTGACTGCGGTTATCTCGTTAAAGTAGTGGAACCCAAAGCAAAACGAATATGGTGTTCACATTGTTATTCAATATTCTG TTTCTTGTGCGGAGAGAAATACCACGCTCCTACAGACTGTTATACCATTAAGAAATGGCTTACAAAATGTGAAGACGACTCAGAGACGGCAAATTATATCACAGCTAACACAAAGGAT TGTCCAAACTGTGGAAGCTGTATCGAGAAGAATGGTGGATGTAATCATATG CAATGTATAAAGTGCAAACACG ATTTTTGCTGGATGTGTTGTGGAGACTGGAGAAGTCATGGATCAGAGTATTACGAATGTAGTCGATATAAATCCAATCCAAATATTGTTAACGAGTCTGCTGGAATTCAAGCAAGAGAGGCGCTCAAGAAATATCTCTTCTATTTTGAAAGG TGGCAAAACCATGCTGATAGCCTCAAACGAGAACAAGAGACAAAACGGAAAATAAATCAGAAGATACAAGAAAAAGTCAACAATAATATCGGCACATGGATAGACTGGCAATATCTCATGGATGCTGCTCAGTTACTCGCTAAG TGTCGTTACACGATGATGTACACTTATCCCTATGCTTACTTCATGGAGGATGAGAGAAAAAGACTT TTTGAGTATCAACAAGCACAGCTTGAGTTGGAAATAGAAAATTTGTCTTGGAAATTAGAACGAGATGAGCTTTATTGTAGAGGG GACTTTGAAAATCAAATGGATATAGCAGAGAAGAGAAGACAGACGTTACTGAAAGACTTTCTTGTGGTTTAG